A genomic region of Zalophus californianus isolate mZalCal1 chromosome 11, mZalCal1.pri.v2, whole genome shotgun sequence contains the following coding sequences:
- the MDK gene encoding LOW QUALITY PROTEIN: midkine (The sequence of the model RefSeq protein was modified relative to this genomic sequence to represent the inferred CDS: inserted 1 base in 1 codon), with the protein MQHRGVLLLALLXLLALASAVAKKKDKVKKGGPGSECVEWTWGPCTPSSKDCGVGFREGTCGAQTQRIRCRVPCNWKKVWSRLQVQV; encoded by the exons ATGCAGCACCGAGGCGTCCTCCTCCTCGCCCTTC CCCTGCTGGCGCTCGCCTCCGCGGTGGCCAAAAAGAAAG ACAAAGTGAAGAAGGGCGGCCCGGGGAGCGAGTGCGTGGAGTGGACCTGGGGGCCCTGCACCCCCAGCAGCAAGGACTGCGGCGTGGGTTTCCGCGAGGGTACCTGTGGGGCCCAGACTCAGCGCATCCGGTGCAGGGTGCCTTGCAACTGGAAGAAGGTTTGGAG CCGACTGCAAGTACAAGTTTGA